A genomic window from Scophthalmus maximus strain ysfricsl-2021 chromosome 17, ASM2237912v1, whole genome shotgun sequence includes:
- the LOC118289279 gene encoding uncharacterized protein LOC118289279 isoform X1: MSVFWLKLVTMFCFSCMTLSDPESKGVVWRKAGEAITIQCSTSDVAVEYLHLYKGLSEELQVVFKDRQSESPNIAFRDRLQTNAAFPDVDIFIRNLTSTDTGPYWCMYKKFDGVLGKLIKTKGRGSVLLVVAEESGESARGNQECEMKHQKLVLVSVVITAAVLFAFIMCAFIWIILKTKTSCTTVKPRRQATNDVYEDMRSTLRR, encoded by the exons ATGTCTGTTTTCTGGCTTAAGCTCGTAaccatgttttgtttctcctgcATGACCCTGAGTGACCCAG AAAGCAAAGGAGTGGTATGGAGAAAAGCTGGAGAAGCCATCACTATCCAGTGCAGTACGTCAGATGTGGCCGTAGAATACCTTCATTTGTATAAGGGTCTCAGTGAGGAGcttcaagttgtttttaaggACCGTCAGTCAGAAAGCCCTAACATTGCATTCAGAGACAGACTTCAGACCAATGCAGCTTTTCCCGACGTGGACATTTTCATCAGGAACTTGACCTCTACTGACACAGGACCCTACTGGTGCATGTACAAAAAGTTTGATGGGGTGCTTGGCAAGCTCATCAAGACGAAGGGCAGAGGATCCGTGCTCCTGGTGGTGGCAG AAGAGAGTGGTGAATCTGCAAGGGGGAACCAGGAGTGTGAGATGAAACATCAGAAGCTGGTCCTGGTGTCTGTTGTgatcactgctgctgtgctgtttGCCTTCATCATGTGCGCCTTCATATGGATCATCCTCAAG ACCAAGACTTCGTGCACCACAGTGAAACCAAGACGTCAGGCCACCAATGATGTTTATGAAGACATGCGAAGCACGCTCAGACGCTGA
- the LOC118289279 gene encoding uncharacterized protein LOC118289279 isoform X2, protein MSVFWLKLVTMFCFSCMTLSDPESKGVVWRKAGEAITIQCSTSDVAVEYLHLYKGLSEELQVVFKDRQSESPNIAFRDRLQTNAAFPDVDIFIRNLTSTDTGPYWCMYKKFDGVLGKLIKTKGRGSVLLVVAESGESARGNQECEMKHQKLVLVSVVITAAVLFAFIMCAFIWIILKTKTSCTTVKPRRQATNDVYEDMRSTLRR, encoded by the exons ATGTCTGTTTTCTGGCTTAAGCTCGTAaccatgttttgtttctcctgcATGACCCTGAGTGACCCAG AAAGCAAAGGAGTGGTATGGAGAAAAGCTGGAGAAGCCATCACTATCCAGTGCAGTACGTCAGATGTGGCCGTAGAATACCTTCATTTGTATAAGGGTCTCAGTGAGGAGcttcaagttgtttttaaggACCGTCAGTCAGAAAGCCCTAACATTGCATTCAGAGACAGACTTCAGACCAATGCAGCTTTTCCCGACGTGGACATTTTCATCAGGAACTTGACCTCTACTGACACAGGACCCTACTGGTGCATGTACAAAAAGTTTGATGGGGTGCTTGGCAAGCTCATCAAGACGAAGGGCAGAGGATCCGTGCTCCTGGTGGTGGCAG AGAGTGGTGAATCTGCAAGGGGGAACCAGGAGTGTGAGATGAAACATCAGAAGCTGGTCCTGGTGTCTGTTGTgatcactgctgctgtgctgtttGCCTTCATCATGTGCGCCTTCATATGGATCATCCTCAAG ACCAAGACTTCGTGCACCACAGTGAAACCAAGACGTCAGGCCACCAATGATGTTTATGAAGACATGCGAAGCACGCTCAGACGCTGA
- the LOC118288758 gene encoding jupiter microtubule associated homolog 1: protein MTTTTTYKGMEPGAKSSSRVLRPPGGESSFSLGTDENGTPQRKNKMASSIFAEPDDPHAHRRNNPPTGAAAGTLCGEPSAPLRRCQQPLLFPKNPQPELTTIHNSGAAMVWGQRQEVENGQEVNDECPDDAEVQHEEQEQQKEAPQPSAPSGDAMVTPGGRRNPPGGKSSLILG from the exons atgacgacgacgaccaccTACAAGGGAATGGAACCCGGCGCGAAGAGCAGCTCCAG GGTACTACGACCGCCAGGTGGGGAGTCGAGCTTCTCCTTAGGCACCGATGAAAACGGGACCCCCCAGCGCAAGAACAAGATGGCCTCTAGCATCTTCGCGGAACCTGACGACCCCCATGCTCATCGGAGGAACAATCCACCAA CTGGGGCAGCCGCAGGGACCCTGTGCGGGGAGCCCTCGGCCCCGTTGAGGCGGTGCCAGCAGCCTCTTCTCTTCCCCAAGAACCCCCAGCCGGAACTGACCACCATCCACAACTCTGGGGCAGCCATGGTCTGGGGCCAGAGACAAGAG GTTGAGAATGGCCAGGAAGTCAATGATG AGTGTCCCGATGATGCGGAGGTTCAGCACGAGGAGcaagagcagcagaaggagGCACCACAGCCCTCTGCCCCGTCGGGAGATGCCATGGTCACCCCGGGTGGCCGAAGAAACCCACCTGGTGGAAAGTCCAGCCTCATCCTGGGTTGA